Part of the Plutella xylostella chromosome 22, ilPluXylo3.1, whole genome shotgun sequence genome is shown below.
atcacgatgttttccttcatggTAAGATCGGTGTACTGCACACATTTTGaaactttataaattttcCTGTATCATTTTTCTGTAATCGGGTTTTCTTCCAGACATCAGCAGAAAGgcacaaattatttaaaagcaACAAGGAATAGAAGGGAACATCCACCCTACTTTACCCACACGGGCTCCTATTCACACAATTCTGTTGCCTTTTTTGCCATGACACTGGAATCGAACCAGCATCTCGTTTACATGAAGCGAGCGCATCCCCAATCAACCACCGCGACTCtctactagggcatgcaataccgcaataccggtattcgtaataccggtattagggacaaaattcacgcttttttcaataccggtattgaaagttaataccggtattgaaataATACCGGAATTGGatttttttaggctataataaagcgattaagatatagtattcctatgtactgtgaaagcgcacttgtttccaaccgtttgatgcagttttcggccttttgatatctactgttgaccatgcgtaaacggacactggatgtaaaaataataatttattgtaaaatttaaactctaatactcaattctcgtaaaaatctattacaaaatactgaatttaattgctttttctcgttttattttgacctatacgacctttaatcacaatatatgccatttattacaaggaaatctaataccggtattaataccgggatcccggtattgagttgcaataccggaactcaataccggtattgaaaatagttccggtattgcatgccctactcTCTACTCATATCTTGAATATAAGCTACACTTACGACGGGCGCGGCGTCTCCCTCAACGTCGTCGAGGTCCTCGTCGTCCTCCTCCTCATCAGGCTTCTCAGACTTCTCCTTCTCCCGCTCAGCCTCGTCCTGGGGAGTGATGTGTAGGTTTAGAATTTGGTCAGATGATCAGTTTACAGTCATTACAATAAGAGTTGGTAAATAAAGAGGAATTTGATAATATTGCAGACTCTTGTCTGATAAGATATGGTAatataccgatttattattactatttaattGATTTGTACTAATTATACTCTGgctaaaataattattccgTTTAGAAAgtcaaattatgaacttataGCACCGCTTATAGCTTTACAGGATAATTATGCAGAAATGCGTCCCAATGCTACTCGTAATGATCCGAGCTCCCATAACACCCAATCAGCGAAATCTGATTAAGCTCTATTTTCATACGAGCCGGCTTCGACCGAGCTAAAAACTAAAGACTTTTAACCAGTaaaccaaaataaaaacatattaacaAATTACCTGTTGCGACTTCATTTTCTTCTCCCCCTCAATGGTCTTCTTGACCTCCTCGCCGACAGCCTTGGCCGCCTCCAAGTCATCCGTAATCAGGAAGTTGTCGAAGATGGTGCCGGACTTGACCTGCCACAGGTCCAGACCCACGGCGCAGACCTCCTGCCGCTTGTAGAGAGACGCGTCGGGGGTGTACTCCGGGTTGTCGATCTCGGGGTGCACCCACGGGCCCTTGTAGGCTGGGTTGTCGATCTGAGGGTAGAAAGGGCGGGTTCGTTAGGAATTGGAGTGTGTTTTAAAGGTAGTGAATCTAGTAAAAGTCGTAATGATAGCTATTATGTTTTTTAGATCGCGATTGGCGACAGATTAATCAGGGGCTTTGGAAGATAAAAGGAATATAACGCTTTaaagaaagtaaaataaaactcCCACAAGTTGATGAGCTGATGACACCTAAACATTTGGCAAGTAATATAACAGACAGCGGGCATTACAATGGCGGCTACGATCTCACACGCTGTCGAAGCTAAAATTAGAAAGTCATGAATGAGATTTTGTTACAGTTTTACTATTAGCACGCCACGTTTCGTACACGTGGTGTTGACATCGTTTTTCATACAATTGCTTCTTATACCAAGTTTTATGATACCTATCTTTCTTATTATCTGGTACAGAGTAATATTCTTAATCTACTGTTGGTTACAGCAACTTTATAATGAACGTATTATATGGTGTCCGATAATCCTAAATTTTTTATCTAcgatacctatttattaattttaccgCTATATGCGATCGATGACGTCACCTGTGGCTATGAGCTGATACTTATCAACTCAACGCTAAACAAATTCAAACAGTAATTCTTCAAGAGTAGACGGTCAAAAACCTTCCGGTCATTGACATTGAACGTGTGAGTCTTACTTTCAAACGTTTGTCTGGCGTTTGCAACTTTTTACCAGGAAATGCATGAGCAAAATCCATCTCAAATTTCAATATGATTTGAAACCGGAAATAGGGAAATTTGCTGGTGTTTTAGCGAATTGTTACTTTCATTTATAGAATAAACacatgtaaatatgtaaaaaaagcCTTTGGCATGTTCAGAAAATAGTTTACGGTAACACGATGGTCCATTGTGTGACCGTAACTGAAGGAAACAGTTTTCCATTGTTTTCCGTTATGAGCTAGGGTATATTTGTTTGTGCCACAATACAAACACATTGTTGAGCTTGGAGTGACGCTAAAATATTCATGGTTCCCTCTAGGAGAAACCAAAATGGCTTGTTACTAACACTTCTAGACTATCTTTCTGTTTTTTATGACCCTAACATTTTCCTAATCGATATAACCCTAAGAGCTGGAATACTTACGATTGCCTAGGGTGCAACCCTATTAGATAATCTTGTCGATCATGAGCGAACAGATAAAAATCGCCTTCATCGTTGCTACCTGCTTAGGCGCCCAGGGTCCCTTACAATTAGGGTTGTcacataattttacattatGGTTGTCACAAAATTTTACATTAGGTTTGTCACAAAGAAATTAAGTGCAAAACTCACCTGCTTAGGCGCCCAGGGTCCCTTGTAATCAGGGTTGTCGATCATGGGCGGCTCCCACTCGCCGTCCATCTCGTCGTCCCAGTCGTCGGGCTTGGCCGCGTCCGGGTCGGGGATGTGCTCCGGCTTGTCCCAGTCCGCGGGCTTCTCGTCCGTGGGGTCGGGGATGGTCGCGCGGTCGTCCCAGTCTGAGGGTTTTTTGGCTTCGGGGTCCTGGAAAggtaagataagataagaagccgtttattttacaaagtacatTATCAGGTAATAAAGGAAAGGTGGGATACattaataaagtttaagaGGCTAAATGAGATCTCGACTGGAGACCACAGGCAAGCGTAGGGCTAAGTTAagacaggtagccggtagtagctGAGGAGGGCCGACGACCGTAACgaactgatgatgataatggtGAAAGATTCAGAAGGATCTGGACTGTGGACCTGGTCGATTATTTAATGATGAAGATCGTAGATGGATTTTAGACAGTGTTCAAAATCATGGGTGGACCCTAATGATTATCAAGTATGAAAGTGAATTCTTATAAATCCATGTGCACCAAGCTATTTgtgtgataataattatgcataTATCAcgctatattttttatcccaCAGATAAACTTTACCCTCACATAGTAAAAGTGGTCTAATtctttaatatacctaataattgttaatattatttttctttgttggtgtacaaataaagtgtattctatcggtctatctataataaaatttcagcTCACCTTGATCTTCTTAGGCGGCAGGAAGTCCCAGTCGGCCTCCAGTTCTCCAGACTCCACCTTCTCATTGTCGATCAGCACTTCGTACGTGTTGTCGGGCTTCACGACCAGCGTGTAGAGATGGGTGTAGACATCGTCCTTGCAGCGGATGTCCTTCTTGATGAGGTGGTTCTTGCCCTTGTAGCTGAAGATCACGTGCACCTGGGGAGGGGGGCTCGGGGGTTACACGGTGGAATAGAAtggaatataatagaatagaataacatttaaattgtaaaattttactccAATGAATCTACCACCAATTCACAAAGACGaaaaaactcctcgagcatggGCCTAGAGCAGTGGCTGTATGAAGAATATTGAACCTGGACGGATGGGGTTTGGACGGTGGGGCTAGAGCAGTGGCCGTATGAAGAATATTATTAAACTTGTAGATAGTTTGTCTGATATGCGTTAATTAATCAATAATGATCAATGTATCGATAATTTTAAACCGGGCCCCAGTGTGTGAATTCGATAAGTGTGATTGTATCGCTATCGCATTTTTCGCAGGCAACATAAAGtctaagataaaataaaaaaaaaaaaaaaaaaaaacaggtatttgtactcgggtcttgggtgttgatatttatatttagtatctatctatctatgtatttgtgtagatatatcagctgtccgacacccataacacaggttctgcctagcttggggtcggatggccgtgtgtgagatgtcccaacatatttatttatttattttatttatttaaaatatttgggtaagtacctacataaataaatgagttgagcaaaatattaaattcaatgaagttcaaaaataaaatataattgaaaCTAATTTCGGTAGATAAGCGGTGAAATCAACCTGTCTATTGTTAGACTATAAAGTGTTTtatgcaacatcctgtatttatGCTTCATTGCATTGTGTTGTGCATTATTGTTTCGTGTTTACGACCGAAAAAACAATTGTAACTCTGAGTAATATCAGACGAAAACTGTGTTTTGATTTCTAATTAACGAATATAATGAGAAGATACGTAATACGTACCTAATAGCAACAACATCAACTTTAAGTTAATCGTCTTTGTACTATTCGTAATGATACCACGATAAGCAACTGTAAGTATGATTTCTGCCATGTCATACTAAACTGAGGAAGACAAAGCTTTTCTTCATGATCTGGATTCTGGATACGAGCCAAGAAATCTTTTTGTAGTAAAGCCACTAAGTCGTTCACACAGAAATAAGCTAAAATAAGTTGCATATACATATGTTCCTTCTTCTTTATAATAATCATGGTGTtagttatgtataaaaaatataataagaaaataataacatagaAAAATACAGTAGGTACGACcttgaaagttaataaaattatatttatagaagTCTCCAGATGGTGAATACTATTtgttaggtatacttatttaactttCTGACATTGAAACAAGTGTttcattatttgtattttgtgcaaacaaattaataagctgtattaaaaaatattcaaagaaaTGTTGTAATACCTAGAATGTTTTGAATAGGCAACCGAGTTATgttcaaatttaattattgatGATCTGTGCCTATAGTTTTATTTCCAAGTGTACCATGATATGACTATGACAGTATTGAGTGGAACATGGCAgcttttgtatcagtaataATTATCTCTACAACAAACCACCATGCATGATATACCAGATAATAATCAAGTACTTAACAGTCATGGGTGGTCATATGATATGGGAGTAGTTTAGCCATATTGTACCCattatgattaaaatatattttgcatTCTATTAATTATACCAAATGAGTAGGTAATccactaattaattaataataaattaattataaattgatgGCCATAATTAACATTTAGATAAAGCTAATCTTCAGACATTATCCTAAGGAAATGTGCTTACTAATGACCCAAATTAAACAGTGGTTATTTATCACTGTTATCAAAGCATGATATTACAACTTACTATGCTTTTAAGTattgataataaaaatacgatATAATTTACAACCTTGAAATGTATGTAATCTGATGTGAAATGATTGCAGCTTGCATGGCAAACAGGTGATTTACTACACAGCATGAGTAAAGAGTCTGAGTGTGATTAGTGTATTTTAAATAGAGTACTACCTAGTAAACATAAACTAGTGAGTAACAAGTAACAACTGAATATCCTTTCAGGGGGACCAGCTGTGATGATTTAAATATCAATAGTACTTATGTGTCTATTCAATTGTTAGACAGTCACCAGACCAGATGCAATGGATAGTTGATAACTGGGTGGAAGAAATGTATCCAATGCATCATACACTGCAGACAAACATTTCTTGAAAAAGAGTTGTACTTATTATGTAGATATTCAGGTTCATCATAAAAGAAGATGtagttttattgaaaaaaaaactagtttaAAACAATGATCTCACCTTCTTGGTGCCGGGTCCGCAGATGTCAGGTCCGAACATGATCTCGTACGGAGTCTCCCCGTGCATGTCTTTCTGGTCGAGCTTGCAGTCGAACACCTTCAGGTACCCGCCTCCGCAGTCAATGTCCTGCTCGTGCTTCACCGTGAACTGGACGATGAGGTTCTTGCCTTCGTTGGAGAAAGGCTTGAACTTCTTCGAGAGAGCGTAGAAACGGGCATCCTCGGAGGTTTGCAGACCTGTAAGGGGTTGGGGTTAGAACAGCTGATAGAATTTCTTTAAGGTGGTATAAGGTggttaaaatgtatttttagtaCTTATTTGAAAGACCGCAGTAGCGAGGACTATAGTGACAAGAGCGTagtatacttaaaaaatattattttctgaaACCAATAAGATTGGTTTGATGGTgggtaatgatgatgatgaatgatttGTATGTGTGTCCCTAAATAACCaccatatatttattatattgtggCAGTAATCGGCAATGTGTAACGTGTCGTAAATGTCGTAATGTCTCGAGCAATTAGAAGGGGTCCCTCACCTTTGTCGGCCTCAGCGTCGTTGTAGAACTTTCCAGCAGTCAGCTTGAACTTGCCGAACTCCTTGCCGGGGTGCTCGCTGTACACCCACTCGCTCTCCCAGGAGTCTACAACGAGAAAATCAACAGTTTAGAGCGAATACACGCGAAAATATCAGAAAAAACCGGTCCCACATTGATGACATGACAATCGATAATCAACCGGCTAGACG
Proteins encoded:
- the LOC105389195 gene encoding calreticulin precursor, translated to MKLLAFTLVSLLSIYSINCEVFFEEKFPDDSWESEWVYSEHPGKEFGKFKLTAGKFYNDAEADKGLQTSEDARFYALSKKFKPFSNEGKNLIVQFTVKHEQDIDCGGGYLKVFDCKLDQKDMHGETPYEIMFGPDICGPGTKKVHVIFSYKGKNHLIKKDIRCKDDVYTHLYTLVVKPDNTYEVLIDNEKVESGELEADWDFLPPKKIKDPEAKKPSDWDDRATIPDPTDEKPADWDKPEHIPDPDAAKPDDWDDEMDGEWEPPMIDNPDYKGPWAPKQIDNPAYKGPWVHPEIDNPEYTPDASLYKRQEVCAVGLDLWQVKSGTIFDNFLITDDLEAAKAVGEEVKKTIEGEKKMKSQQDEAEREKEKSEKPDEEEDDEDLDDVEGDAAPVDEHDEL